One bacterium DNA segment encodes these proteins:
- a CDS encoding DUF4331 domain-containing protein — protein SQTTVPAPEYWKTSPRVAEDLFHKQSIEFASRHNNAQIDRMGRPAINTVFIPANPFEPNEASQKNAFNAGKPRRDQRDFRGEVVDTLQIFYGNDPVVNILAGILLPDILTVDTSSTSGFLNGRKLADDVIDIELGIVTNSAVTSDCVANDSTFSNTFPYLQAAN, from the coding sequence TCCCAAACCACTGTTCCAGCTCCGGAATATTGGAAGACATCGCCTCGAGTTGCCGAAGATCTTTTCCACAAACAGAGCATTGAATTCGCATCGCGTCACAATAATGCTCAGATTGATCGCATGGGCCGCCCTGCTATCAATACTGTTTTCATTCCGGCTAACCCGTTCGAACCGAACGAAGCTTCCCAGAAAAACGCCTTCAACGCTGGAAAACCGCGCCGCGATCAGCGTGATTTTCGCGGTGAAGTTGTTGATACGTTGCAGATCTTTTACGGGAACGATCCGGTTGTAAACATATTGGCTGGCATTCTTCTGCCTGATATTCTCACGGTTGATACTTCTTCCACATCAGGCTTCTTGAACGGACGCAAATTGGCAGATGATGTAATCGATATTGAGCTTGGTATCGTTACCAACTCCGCAGTCACCTCTGACTGCGTCGCGAACGATTCAACATTCTCCAATACTTTTCCGTATCTTCAAGCAGCTAACTGA